A stretch of Lathyrus oleraceus cultivar Zhongwan6 chromosome 6, CAAS_Psat_ZW6_1.0, whole genome shotgun sequence DNA encodes these proteins:
- the LOC127097180 gene encoding probable polygalacturonase isoform X1 produces the protein MFHHIMKSPLLQNSYVLCVISVAVILGSLAESRIQNSKLASFDYPAINCRKHSAVLTDFGAVGDGKTSNTKAFNSAISKLSQYSNDGGAQLIVPPGKWLTGSFNLTSHFTLFLQKDAVILASQDESEWPELPVLPSYGRGRDAPAGRFSSLIFGTHLTDVIITGNNGTIDGQGSSWWKKFKSDQLKLTRPYMIELMYSDQIQISHLTLINSPTWFVHPIYSSNIIVNGLTILAPVDSPNTDGINPDSSTNVRIEDNYIVSGDDCIAIKSGWDQYGIKVGKPSQHIIIRRLTCISPDSAMIALGSEMSGGIQDVRAEDITAISTESAVRVKTAIGRGGFVKDIFVKGMKLNTMKYVFWMTGTYGQHPDKDFDPKALPKVSGINYRDVTAKNVTFAGKLEGISNDPFTGICLSNVSIEMSEQRSKKKLPWNCTDVAGVSSNVTPQPCELLPVKKDKSDCPYPSDKLPIENVQFKTCSFKSSVF, from the exons ATGTTTCATCATATCATGAAGAGTCCATTACTCCAAAATTCCTAT GTTCTTTGTGTGATATCTGTAGCTGTGATATTGGGATCACTAGCAGAATCCAGAATACAAAATTCTAAACTGGCTAGCTTTGATTACCCTGCCATCAATTGCAGAAAACACAGTGCAGTTTTGACAGATTTTGGTGCTGTTGGTGATGGCAAAACCTCTAACACAAAGGCTTTCAATTCAGCAATTTCAAAACTTAGCCAATATTCAAATGATGGTGGTGCACAACTCATTGTTCCACCAGGTAAATGGTTAACCGGAAGCTTCAATCTCACTAGCCATTTCACTCTTTTTCTCCAAAAAGACGCTGTCATTCTCGCATCTCAG GATGAATCAGAATGGCCTGAACTTCCGGTATTACCGTCTTACGGAAGAGGAAGAGATGCACCTGCTGGAAGGTTTAGTAGTCTCATTTTCGGAACTCACCTCACTGATGTTATAATAACTG GTAACAATGGAACAATTGATGGACAAGGATCTTCTTGGTGGAAAAAGTTTAAGTCAGATCAATTGAAACTTACTAGGCCATACATGATTGAACTCATGTACTCTGATCAAATACAGATATCACATCTCACTTTGATAAACTCTCCAACATGGTTTGTCCATCCAATTTATAGCAG CAACATAATCGTAAACGGACTCACCATTCTTGCCCCGGTGGACTCTCCAAACACAGATGGAATAAATCCAG ATTCGTCAACAAACGTTAGGATCGAAGACAACTACATTGTATCTGGTGACGATTGTATTGCGATAAAAAGTGGATGGGATCAGTACGGAATCAAAGTTGGAAAGCCGTCTCAACATATAATCATAAGAAGGTTAACATGTATATCGCCTGATAGTGCTATGATAGCGTTAGGGAGTGAAATGTCAGGTGGAATCCAAGATGTAAGAGCAGAAGACATAACTGCTATCTCAACAGAATCAGCGGTTAGAGTCAAAACCGCTATCGGTAGAGGCGGGTTTGTGAAGGATATATTTGTTAAAGGAATGAAATTGAATACAATGAAATATGTGTTTTGGATGACAGGGACTTACGGACAACACCCTGATAAAGATTTTGATCCAAAGGCACTGCCTAAAGTTAGTGGAATAAATTATAGAGACGTTACTGCTAAGAATGTGACATTTGCAGGTAAACTTGAAGGAATTTCTAATGACCCTTTTACTGGAATATGTCTTTCTAATGTGAGTATTGAGATGAGTGAGCAAAGGTCAAAGAAGAAACTTCCATGGAATTGTACTGATGTTGCCGGAGTTTCAAGCAATGTGACTCCTCAGCCTTGTGAATTGCTGCCAGTGAAGAAAGATAAATCGGATTGTCCTTATCCAAGTGACAAATTGCCTATTGAAAATGTTCAGTTCAAGACTTGTTCATTTAAGAGTAGTGTCTTTTGA
- the LOC127097180 gene encoding probable polygalacturonase isoform X2 — translation MIELMYSDQIQISHLTLINSPTWFVHPIYSSNIIVNGLTILAPVDSPNTDGINPDSSTNVRIEDNYIVSGDDCIAIKSGWDQYGIKVGKPSQHIIIRRLTCISPDSAMIALGSEMSGGIQDVRAEDITAISTESAVRVKTAIGRGGFVKDIFVKGMKLNTMKYVFWMTGTYGQHPDKDFDPKALPKVSGINYRDVTAKNVTFAGKLEGISNDPFTGICLSNVSIEMSEQRSKKKLPWNCTDVAGVSSNVTPQPCELLPVKKDKSDCPYPSDKLPIENVQFKTCSFKSSVF, via the exons ATGATTGAACTCATGTACTCTGATCAAATACAGATATCACATCTCACTTTGATAAACTCTCCAACATGGTTTGTCCATCCAATTTATAGCAG CAACATAATCGTAAACGGACTCACCATTCTTGCCCCGGTGGACTCTCCAAACACAGATGGAATAAATCCAG ATTCGTCAACAAACGTTAGGATCGAAGACAACTACATTGTATCTGGTGACGATTGTATTGCGATAAAAAGTGGATGGGATCAGTACGGAATCAAAGTTGGAAAGCCGTCTCAACATATAATCATAAGAAGGTTAACATGTATATCGCCTGATAGTGCTATGATAGCGTTAGGGAGTGAAATGTCAGGTGGAATCCAAGATGTAAGAGCAGAAGACATAACTGCTATCTCAACAGAATCAGCGGTTAGAGTCAAAACCGCTATCGGTAGAGGCGGGTTTGTGAAGGATATATTTGTTAAAGGAATGAAATTGAATACAATGAAATATGTGTTTTGGATGACAGGGACTTACGGACAACACCCTGATAAAGATTTTGATCCAAAGGCACTGCCTAAAGTTAGTGGAATAAATTATAGAGACGTTACTGCTAAGAATGTGACATTTGCAGGTAAACTTGAAGGAATTTCTAATGACCCTTTTACTGGAATATGTCTTTCTAATGTGAGTATTGAGATGAGTGAGCAAAGGTCAAAGAAGAAACTTCCATGGAATTGTACTGATGTTGCCGGAGTTTCAAGCAATGTGACTCCTCAGCCTTGTGAATTGCTGCCAGTGAAGAAAGATAAATCGGATTGTCCTTATCCAAGTGACAAATTGCCTATTGAAAATGTTCAGTTCAAGACTTGTTCATTTAAGAGTAGTGTCTTTTGA